One segment of Arcanobacterium haemolyticum DSM 20595 DNA contains the following:
- a CDS encoding Na+/H+ antiporter NhaC family protein, whose product MIEVYPFLTLVPPIVAIVLVIWTKKVIVSLLAGIVTAAFFTADASLTKTASLIWSVFSGLFWDSEKGQVNQYYVLILVFLLVLGVITSLVLMAGGTSAFSTWTSTRIRTGKGAQKLAAGLGTAIFVDDYFNALAVGQVARPVSDQHRVSRAKLAYLIDSSSAPVAVLAPFSSWGASIIGIMAPIVTAVGLNVSEAGAFLRAAGMNYYAIAAIVLLWITVSWDLNLGAMRGEERRARETGHVYDLQISVPGQLTDNLPKHEPGARRALIVPFVFLVVGVLAGIVITGHQASQSWSLLSILAETNVAVSLNIGGMSGLVAAIYYYVRYTHNDDDFTGRTFVHGVVEGGRSMLPAIEILLCAWVLGGLISQLGTGEYVGQLVQAANLPPMWLVPIMFVAAGAMAFATGTSWGSFGILLPLAGDILGSVPGGAGVLLAAFGAVLAGAVWGDHCSPISDTTILSSTGAGCNHIVHVNTQLPYALLGAGSAFVGYVALALTGSGIIGLVVTLVVLLFMSFAIRVRFPLTTAHID is encoded by the coding sequence ATGATTGAGGTATACCCGTTTCTGACCTTAGTTCCGCCGATTGTTGCGATAGTACTGGTGATCTGGACTAAGAAGGTGATCGTCTCCTTACTGGCCGGTATTGTTACCGCTGCGTTCTTTACGGCAGACGCATCGTTGACCAAAACTGCATCCCTCATCTGGTCTGTATTTTCTGGCCTGTTCTGGGATAGTGAAAAAGGTCAAGTTAACCAGTATTACGTGCTGATCTTGGTGTTTTTGCTTGTGTTAGGCGTCATTACGTCACTTGTGCTGATGGCAGGTGGAACGTCCGCATTTTCGACGTGGACGTCCACTCGCATCCGCACCGGAAAAGGAGCCCAGAAACTTGCTGCCGGTTTAGGTACAGCAATTTTCGTTGACGATTATTTCAACGCACTTGCAGTTGGGCAAGTAGCTCGTCCAGTTTCGGATCAACATCGCGTATCTCGCGCTAAACTGGCGTATTTGATCGATTCGTCGTCGGCGCCTGTGGCCGTTCTTGCTCCGTTTTCTTCTTGGGGTGCATCGATCATCGGCATCATGGCTCCGATCGTTACGGCGGTGGGCTTGAACGTTTCAGAAGCCGGGGCCTTTTTACGTGCTGCTGGCATGAATTACTACGCGATCGCGGCCATCGTTTTACTGTGGATTACTGTTTCGTGGGATCTTAACCTTGGAGCTATGCGTGGCGAAGAACGCCGAGCCCGCGAAACCGGTCACGTCTATGATCTGCAGATTTCAGTGCCAGGGCAGCTAACAGACAATCTGCCTAAGCATGAACCTGGTGCTCGCCGAGCGTTGATTGTTCCGTTCGTTTTCCTTGTTGTTGGCGTGTTGGCTGGAATCGTGATCACGGGGCATCAGGCTTCGCAGTCATGGTCACTGCTTTCTATTTTGGCAGAAACAAACGTTGCTGTATCACTGAACATTGGTGGCATGAGTGGCTTGGTTGCCGCGATTTATTACTACGTTCGTTACACGCATAACGACGACGATTTCACGGGACGCACGTTCGTTCACGGCGTTGTTGAAGGCGGCAGGTCAATGCTCCCGGCTATCGAGATTCTGTTGTGTGCCTGGGTTCTTGGCGGTTTGATTTCTCAGCTCGGCACTGGTGAATATGTTGGGCAGCTTGTTCAGGCGGCTAACCTGCCTCCGATGTGGCTGGTTCCAATCATGTTTGTTGCAGCTGGCGCGATGGCGTTTGCAACCGGAACTTCATGGGGTTCATTTGGTATTTTGTTGCCGCTTGCAGGCGATATTTTAGGGTCTGTTCCTGGAGGCGCAGGTGTATTGCTGGCTGCTTTCGGTGCCGTTCTTGCTGGCGCCGTGTGGGGCGATCACTGCTCTCCGATTTCGGACACGACGATCCTTTCTTCTACCGGCGCTGGATGTAACCACATCGTTCATGTGAATACACAGTTGCCATATGCTCTGCTGGGTGCTGGCTCTGCATTTGTTGGATATGTGGCCTTGGCGCTCACAGGTTCTGGAATTATTGGGTTGGTTGTCACGCTGGTTGTTTTACTCTTCATGTCATTCGCTATTCGGGTTCGTTTCCCGTTGACAACAGCACATATCGATTAA
- a CDS encoding type B 50S ribosomal protein L31, with protein sequence MKKGIHPDYHPVVYRDRSANYMFLTRSTLTSENTVEWEDGNTYPVIDIEVSNASHPFYTGQRRILDTAGQVEKFNRRYGRK encoded by the coding sequence ATGAAGAAGGGCATTCACCCTGATTATCACCCAGTTGTGTACCGCGATCGCTCCGCAAACTACATGTTCCTAACACGCTCCACACTCACGTCAGAGAACACCGTGGAATGGGAAGATGGCAACACCTACCCAGTGATTGACATCGAAGTATCTAATGCGTCACATCCGTTCTACACGGGTCAGCGCCGCATCCTCGATACGGCCGGTCAGGTTGAAAAGTTCAACCGCCGATACGGCCGCAAGTAA
- a CDS encoding dihydroorotase encodes MMNLVSTIEQCNNDAMLNPRLLEQIRQAQEAGTVSQNVVVFPGFCDVHVHFREPGQTYKETIATGSLAAARGGFTTVGAMPNLDPVPDSREALALEEAAIERDSLIETLPYASVTKNEAGQELSDITELAPRVVGFSDDGHGVDNRDLMKEALKLLTESNSVVAVHAEAGDIRPAHSCINDGPYAAAHGLIGIPKEAEYAQIERDIQMLRELAEEGLKPAYHVCHISCGESADLIRQARSEGLNISCETAMHYLLVDESMIEDNGRFKMNPPLREPHDRQALIDALLDGTVDMIATDHAPHSAEEKAHGLSGSSFGVVGIEISFPLFYTKFVDTGLVSLERAVELFTTAGRERFNIPARSTDFTVWDLDAQYTIDPAEFVSLGRATPFAGWNVKGRCLATIFDGTTVYNALTATTE; translated from the coding sequence ATGATGAACCTGGTATCGACTATCGAACAGTGCAACAACGACGCGATGTTAAATCCACGCCTCCTCGAACAGATCCGGCAAGCACAAGAAGCTGGCACAGTATCGCAGAACGTCGTTGTATTCCCGGGGTTTTGTGATGTGCACGTCCACTTCCGTGAACCCGGCCAAACCTACAAGGAAACGATCGCTACAGGATCCCTTGCAGCAGCACGCGGCGGATTCACCACTGTGGGTGCGATGCCAAACCTTGATCCGGTGCCAGATTCACGTGAAGCGTTGGCACTAGAAGAAGCGGCGATTGAACGTGATTCGCTCATTGAAACGCTACCGTACGCTTCCGTGACCAAGAATGAAGCAGGCCAGGAACTCAGCGATATTACTGAGCTTGCGCCGCGTGTGGTGGGGTTTTCTGACGACGGGCATGGGGTTGATAACCGCGATCTAATGAAAGAAGCACTCAAGCTTCTTACCGAATCGAACAGCGTTGTGGCCGTTCATGCCGAAGCTGGTGACATTCGCCCGGCGCATTCATGTATCAACGATGGTCCATATGCTGCCGCTCACGGACTGATCGGTATCCCTAAAGAAGCTGAATATGCACAGATCGAACGCGATATTCAGATGCTGCGGGAACTGGCAGAAGAAGGCCTGAAACCGGCCTACCATGTGTGCCACATCTCCTGTGGAGAATCTGCAGATCTCATTCGCCAAGCTCGCAGTGAAGGACTCAATATCAGTTGCGAAACAGCCATGCACTATCTTCTTGTTGACGAATCGATGATCGAAGATAACGGCCGTTTCAAGATGAACCCGCCACTGCGCGAACCACACGATCGCCAAGCACTTATTGACGCTTTGCTTGACGGAACAGTAGATATGATCGCCACCGATCATGCACCACATTCCGCCGAAGAAAAGGCACACGGCCTGTCCGGATCATCATTCGGCGTGGTTGGCATCGAAATCTCTTTCCCGCTCTTCTACACGAAGTTTGTAGATACTGGGCTTGTCAGCCTTGAACGCGCCGTCGAACTCTTTACCACTGCAGGCCGTGAACGTTTCAACATCCCCGCACGCTCCACCGACTTTACGGTGTGGGATCTGGATGCGCAGTACACGATCGATCCAGCCGAATTCGTCTCCCTCGGCAGGGCCACCCCGTTCGCCGGTTGGAACGTGAAAGGCCGTTGCCTAGCCACGATTTTTGACGGAACCACCGTCTACAACGCATTAACCGCAACCACCGAATAA
- a CDS encoding alpha/beta hydrolase fold domain-containing protein: MADNLSAQMRAVAERAARIRRELNLSKDTMEQVRAGYVAKREWWNTGGPSVEHKRFAVPFGEEMIPGVRYSPDNASDTTVIYAHGGGWIVGETRSHDRLLRSLSVELNATVLSVEYSLAPEATYPRQINDVVRVLESLDGAGPILLMGDSCGATLMVQVWLALANKEESGCVRERIAGLALFYGAYTRGETQSRIEYSADERGMSREDLEMYERAVLPPGVPADVFELCGRDYHGMPAIYLLSAHCDPLRDDSVLLSECLKEAGVPVTYVDVPGVAHEFMQYGKMLDVVDEVIKNVAHWNPARHT; encoded by the coding sequence ATGGCTGATAACCTCAGCGCGCAGATGCGGGCGGTCGCGGAACGCGCCGCCCGCATCCGGCGTGAACTCAATCTTTCCAAAGACACGATGGAACAGGTGAGAGCCGGTTACGTGGCCAAACGTGAGTGGTGGAATACGGGTGGTCCCAGTGTTGAACACAAACGCTTTGCTGTACCGTTCGGAGAAGAGATGATCCCAGGTGTTCGATACTCGCCTGACAACGCGTCTGATACGACTGTGATATATGCACATGGTGGTGGCTGGATCGTGGGTGAGACGCGAAGCCATGATCGGTTACTGCGGAGTCTGAGCGTGGAGTTGAACGCAACCGTTTTGTCAGTGGAGTATTCATTGGCGCCGGAAGCGACGTATCCACGGCAAATCAATGACGTCGTACGTGTGCTCGAAAGCCTTGATGGGGCAGGCCCTATTCTTCTCATGGGGGATAGTTGCGGTGCCACGCTGATGGTACAAGTGTGGCTTGCGCTGGCAAACAAGGAAGAATCAGGATGCGTGCGTGAACGAATCGCCGGGTTGGCACTCTTTTATGGGGCCTATACGCGCGGCGAAACTCAATCGCGCATTGAATATAGTGCCGATGAACGCGGGATGTCACGCGAAGATCTAGAAATGTACGAACGTGCTGTATTGCCGCCAGGCGTGCCTGCTGACGTGTTTGAACTATGCGGACGTGACTACCACGGGATGCCCGCAATCTACCTGCTGAGTGCGCATTGCGATCCGCTACGTGACGATTCGGTGTTGTTGAGTGAATGCCTGAAAGAAGCGGGTGTTCCAGTGACGTATGTGGATGTTCCGGGTGTTGCTCACGAGTTTATGCAATACGGAAAGATGCTGGACGTGGTGGATGAGGTAATAAAAAATGTGGCGCACTGGAACCCAGCGCGCCACACCTGA